A region of Pseudanabaena sp. BC1403 DNA encodes the following proteins:
- a CDS encoding HEAT repeat domain-containing protein has protein sequence MTAPDSQIPTIPNTSKITPPKLEDYRIPVSPGYAMPEDRYAMSAPDLGGESAILAEFDAAMRSDQFSLALQKIIRCRDNVLPALLERLESDEVAVSKKAAIALGYLRSPMAIAPLLAAAKNPPRQIHWQAAAALSWIGSAEAISALIKLLRHPSIQVQAASAKALGRASLPAVSPLVEALKHNDDMVKVHAAHSLGQISSPLAVTTLIDALENGSKSVRFEAAWALGQIKSPLSANSLASLLTDNDISVQSQAVQALKNIGSPAIAPVSKMLYNPSSHTRSVAARTLGQIGMEEVVPMLAQVLRDDEYAYVRCDAALALGEIGSHDAVFYLSQSIKDRDRSVRSAILRALAQVNSPEAQEILNNIKHTVAIPNYSVSNLRDFGDESDFTTIQG, from the coding sequence ATGACCGCACCAGATTCGCAAATACCCACAATCCCTAATACTTCTAAAATTACCCCACCTAAGCTAGAAGATTATCGGATTCCCGTATCTCCAGGATATGCAATGCCTGAAGATCGCTATGCGATGTCCGCGCCTGATCTTGGTGGCGAGTCAGCAATTTTAGCTGAGTTTGATGCGGCTATGCGCTCTGACCAATTTTCCTTAGCATTACAAAAAATAATTCGTTGCCGAGATAATGTCTTACCTGCTTTACTTGAGCGTCTCGAAAGCGATGAAGTTGCCGTATCCAAAAAAGCAGCAATCGCCTTAGGCTATTTGCGATCGCCTATGGCGATCGCCCCCTTACTCGCTGCCGCCAAAAATCCTCCTCGTCAAATTCATTGGCAAGCAGCAGCAGCACTAAGCTGGATTGGCAGTGCTGAAGCAATCAGTGCCTTAATAAAGTTATTGCGACATCCATCTATTCAAGTTCAAGCCGCAAGTGCTAAGGCTCTGGGACGAGCTAGTTTGCCTGCGGTATCACCTTTAGTTGAGGCTCTAAAGCACAATGATGACATGGTAAAAGTTCATGCTGCCCACTCCCTTGGTCAAATTAGCTCTCCGTTAGCAGTCACTACGCTTATCGACGCTCTTGAGAATGGGAGTAAATCAGTTCGTTTTGAAGCCGCTTGGGCGCTGGGTCAGATCAAATCTCCCCTATCAGCTAATTCGCTAGCAAGTTTACTTACTGACAATGATATTAGTGTGCAGTCTCAAGCCGTACAAGCTTTAAAGAATATTGGATCTCCCGCTATTGCTCCTGTTTCAAAAATGCTTTACAACCCCTCTAGTCATACCCGCAGTGTTGCCGCGCGTACTCTAGGGCAGATTGGAATGGAGGAAGTTGTACCAATGCTTGCCCAAGTTTTGAGAGATGATGAATATGCCTATGTACGTTGTGATGCAGCATTAGCATTGGGGGAAATTGGTTCGCATGATGCTGTGTTCTATCTTTCACAATCGATAAAAGACCGCGATCGCTCAGTCCGCAGTGCTATTTTGAGGGCTTTAGCACAAGTAAATTCGCCTGAAGCTCAGGAAATTTTAAATAATATTAAGCACACGGTTGCCATACCAAATTATTCTGTCTCTAATCTAAGAGATTTTGGCGATGAGTCAGACTTTACGACAATTCAGGGATAA
- a CDS encoding permease, producing the protein MNQILSAFTLFLSLLVEAIPFLLMGVLLSGALLIFVDERKLIAILPKNPFLGALAGSLLGFMFPVCECGNVPVARRLISQGAPISVAVSFLMAAPTINPVVIWATWTAFRDQPEIAVLRIVLSFTIATIVAMIFSSQKDLRAILQPNIALALPAPKVKAGAVPVGTFFLGEDRSQPLDFAGYLSSSNQIVTKSLPDRLNLLLDNTLAEMRELGAILVMGSAIAAVIQVWVPRDIILALGQGQVSSIIAMMILAAIVSICSTVDAFFALSFASTFTGGSLLAFLIFGPIIDLKAIGLILTIFKKRAVIYMFLLTAQLTFLSCLFINFQIR; encoded by the coding sequence ATGAACCAAATTCTCAGCGCATTTACTTTGTTTTTGAGCCTCCTTGTGGAAGCGATACCGTTTTTGTTGATGGGGGTTTTGCTGTCAGGAGCTTTATTAATATTTGTCGATGAGCGCAAGCTTATAGCTATTTTGCCCAAAAATCCTTTTTTAGGAGCATTAGCGGGAAGTCTTCTCGGATTTATGTTTCCTGTATGCGAATGTGGCAATGTGCCTGTGGCGCGACGACTTATTTCTCAAGGCGCACCGATTTCGGTGGCGGTGAGCTTTTTAATGGCAGCTCCAACGATTAACCCTGTGGTAATTTGGGCAACTTGGACAGCCTTTCGCGATCAGCCTGAAATTGCGGTATTACGAATTGTGCTTTCATTTACGATCGCTACAATTGTTGCCATGATATTTAGTTCTCAAAAGGATTTGCGGGCTATTTTGCAACCGAATATTGCACTTGCTTTACCAGCACCCAAGGTCAAGGCGGGTGCTGTACCTGTAGGGACATTTTTTTTGGGAGAAGATCGCAGTCAGCCTTTAGATTTTGCGGGCTATTTATCGTCAAGTAATCAAATTGTCACTAAATCTTTGCCCGATCGCTTAAATCTGTTGCTGGACAATACGCTAGCAGAAATGCGTGAGCTAGGGGCAATCCTCGTGATGGGTAGTGCGATCGCGGCGGTAATTCAGGTATGGGTTCCCCGCGATATTATTCTCGCCTTGGGGCAGGGGCAAGTTAGCTCGATTATCGCCATGATGATCTTGGCTGCGATCGTTTCGATTTGTTCGACTGTGGACGCATTTTTTGCTTTGTCATTTGCTTCTACTTTTACAGGTGGATCACTACTTGCCTTTCTCATTTTTGGTCCGATAATCGATCTCAAGGCGATCGGCTTGATCTTAACTATTTTCAAAAAACGCGCTGTGATCTATATGTTTTTACTCACCGCCCAGCTCACATTTTTAAGCTGCCTATTTATCAATTTTCAGATTCGTTAG
- the recQ gene encoding DNA helicase RecQ — MSNSDSLQQALKQYFGYESFRAGQREIIEASMAGRDTLAIMPTGGGKSICFQLPALLKTGVTIVVSPLIALMQDQVTALKENGIGATFLNSTLTNRESTQRSQAILNGAIKLVYVAPERLFAEQFLEFLNIIKGKMGIAGFAVDEAHCVSEWGHDFRPEYRQLSRIRQLHPDVPVIGLTATATERVREDISQQLQLKQPYIHVASFNRSNLYYEVVPKQGNEQTYVNLLQQIKRLQGSGIVYCLSRKRVDEIASRLREDGIEAIPYHAGLGNKEREENQTRWIRDDVQVMVATVAFGMGINKPDVRFVIHYDLPKNIEGYYQESGRAGRDGEDSHCTLFLGYGDLETIKFLIAQKVDPQTNEPLEAEQRIAQQQLRQVVDYAEGVACRRTILLRYFGEHFHGDCGNCDNCLSPKPMEDWTVESQKFLSCVARTKERFGAGHVIDVLRGSRKEKVLQHGHENLSTYGIGKDRSLDEWRQLARSLTHQGFLTQTTDGYGILKLNDRSWEVMRNQRNVLLPIERDAEPAKTTDREEARERPVDVDILFERLRLLRKNLADEQEVPPYVIFSNATLNQMAEQQPTDRRDFAKLSGVGAKKLEQYADDFIAIILDHHLKYPPAEITESTPSKVKQEATPKSKLSKASTQRETLAMYENGLDIDDIARDRGLKPATVWTHLVQLIEAGYAINCDRLVAPERQTVIYEALDAIGGDSLRNLFDHLREEYSYDEIKIIRAIWQNEKEPL, encoded by the coding sequence ATGTCAAACAGTGATTCTTTGCAGCAGGCGCTGAAGCAATATTTTGGATATGAATCCTTTCGGGCAGGTCAGCGCGAGATTATTGAAGCAAGTATGGCTGGTCGTGACACCTTGGCAATCATGCCAACTGGGGGCGGGAAGTCGATTTGTTTTCAGTTGCCAGCATTGCTCAAGACTGGGGTGACGATAGTCGTGTCTCCTCTGATCGCACTGATGCAAGATCAAGTTACGGCTCTCAAAGAAAACGGTATTGGCGCGACATTTCTCAACAGTACGCTAACGAATCGAGAAAGTACTCAGCGATCGCAAGCGATTCTCAATGGGGCAATTAAGTTAGTTTATGTCGCCCCAGAGCGCTTATTTGCCGAACAGTTTCTCGAATTCCTGAATATCATTAAAGGGAAAATGGGTATCGCAGGGTTTGCGGTGGATGAGGCTCACTGTGTTTCGGAATGGGGACATGATTTTCGTCCAGAATATCGCCAACTAAGTCGAATTCGCCAACTTCATCCCGATGTACCCGTGATTGGCTTGACCGCTACGGCGACAGAGCGAGTGCGCGAAGATATTAGTCAACAATTGCAACTGAAGCAGCCATACATTCATGTGGCAAGCTTCAATCGGTCTAATCTCTATTATGAAGTTGTTCCCAAGCAAGGGAATGAGCAAACCTATGTAAATCTATTACAGCAAATTAAGAGACTGCAAGGCTCAGGCATAGTCTATTGCCTCAGCCGTAAACGTGTAGATGAAATAGCCAGTCGTCTGAGAGAAGATGGTATCGAAGCAATTCCCTATCATGCAGGATTAGGAAATAAAGAACGAGAAGAAAATCAAACTCGTTGGATTCGGGACGATGTGCAGGTAATGGTGGCGACAGTTGCCTTTGGGATGGGCATTAATAAACCTGATGTGCGGTTTGTGATTCATTACGATTTACCCAAAAATATTGAAGGATATTATCAAGAATCAGGTCGAGCGGGACGAGATGGGGAGGATTCTCACTGCACTTTATTTCTAGGCTATGGAGATTTAGAAACGATCAAGTTTCTCATTGCTCAAAAAGTCGATCCTCAAACCAATGAACCATTGGAAGCAGAACAGCGAATCGCGCAGCAGCAATTACGTCAGGTTGTGGACTATGCTGAAGGTGTCGCCTGTCGCCGCACGATTCTGCTTCGTTATTTCGGTGAACATTTTCACGGTGATTGCGGCAACTGTGATAACTGTCTTTCCCCGAAGCCAATGGAAGATTGGACAGTGGAGTCTCAAAAATTCTTATCCTGTGTGGCTAGGACAAAGGAGAGATTTGGAGCAGGGCATGTAATTGATGTGTTGAGAGGTTCGCGCAAAGAGAAGGTTCTACAGCATGGACATGAAAACCTATCGACCTATGGCATTGGTAAAGATCGCAGTCTGGATGAATGGCGACAACTTGCGCGATCGCTAACTCATCAAGGTTTTCTAACCCAAACTACTGATGGCTACGGTATTCTCAAGCTCAACGATCGCAGTTGGGAGGTAATGCGAAATCAGCGCAATGTGCTATTGCCAATAGAACGTGATGCTGAGCCTGCAAAAACTACTGATCGGGAAGAGGCGAGAGAAAGACCTGTTGATGTGGATATTCTCTTTGAGAGATTACGGCTGTTACGCAAAAATCTTGCTGATGAGCAGGAAGTCCCGCCCTATGTGATTTTCAGCAATGCTACGCTCAATCAAATGGCTGAGCAGCAACCGACGGATCGGAGGGATTTCGCGAAGTTGTCAGGAGTTGGGGCAAAGAAATTAGAACAATATGCCGATGATTTTATCGCAATTATTCTCGACCATCATCTCAAATATCCTCCTGCGGAAATCACGGAATCAACTCCCTCCAAAGTCAAACAGGAAGCCACGCCAAAATCAAAATTATCGAAGGCAAGTACACAACGCGAAACCCTTGCAATGTATGAGAATGGCTTAGATATTGACGATATAGCTCGCGATCGCGGACTTAAACCCGCGACAGTTTGGACTCATCTAGTCCAACTAATTGAAGCTGGCTATGCGATTAACTGCGATCGCCTTGTTGCACCAGAACGTCAAACCGTAATTTATGAAGCACTAGATGCGATCGGTGGTGATTCTTTACGCAATCTCTTTGATCATCTGCGTGAGGAATATAGCTACGATGAAATCAAGATAATTCGCGCTATCTGGCAAAATGAGAAAGAGCCATTATAA
- a CDS encoding heme-binding protein — protein sequence MSAPLPIGFPTPTPHNTIEVKQYPAYRSGTYTYEGNLNEATSNSFNPLFRHISSNNISMTAPVEARYPITTIDQPIQQGKAKVSFLYNNSDITPQQVSSDIQVEDHPPMLVVSLGIQGAYGYGSYPEHIAKLKQWLVNHPEYEIVGEPREFLYDSPYTPAPLKRREVQIPIRKR from the coding sequence ATGTCTGCTCCCCTACCTATCGGATTTCCAACGCCTACGCCCCACAACACTATCGAGGTTAAGCAATATCCCGCCTATCGCTCAGGCACTTACACCTATGAAGGAAATCTTAACGAAGCAACGAGCAATTCTTTCAACCCGCTATTTCGCCATATCAGCAGTAATAATATTTCTATGACTGCTCCTGTGGAAGCGCGTTACCCAATTACTACTATCGATCAGCCAATTCAACAAGGCAAAGCAAAGGTTTCATTTTTATACAACAACAGCGATATCACTCCGCAGCAGGTATCTTCCGATATTCAAGTAGAAGATCATCCACCGATGCTAGTCGTCAGTCTCGGCATACAGGGAGCCTATGGCTATGGGAGCTATCCAGAACATATTGCGAAGTTAAAGCAATGGTTAGTGAACCATCCAGAGTATGAAATAGTTGGGGAGCCAAGAGAATTTCTCTACGATTCTCCCTATACGCCTGCGCCATTAAAACGCCGCGAAGTGCAAATTCCTATTCGCAAGCGGTAA
- a CDS encoding DUF3318 domain-containing protein: protein MPSPTSSSLRNTFARTEIRRLQDLLPPELQAWVKVLNADGVRPPLIACEEAGGDEVVILVDMVRWERMAEDQRNLLYWHEVARIQNDAVPKDGWEVAALAIGLGGAVGELWVQNGLLFVLALGICGVAGFQLWRKGTSKKDIRNLIEADQGAIRLAVRNGYPLPAAYKSLGSGLKIMLSDTSKGRSRTLIEKRLDALRNEANKARRNYDN from the coding sequence ATGCCATCTCCAACTTCTTCCTCCCTCCGAAACACCTTTGCCAGAACTGAAATCCGCCGTCTGCAAGACTTGCTGCCGCCAGAGTTACAGGCATGGGTAAAAGTGCTTAATGCTGATGGTGTCCGCCCACCCCTAATCGCCTGTGAAGAAGCTGGAGGCGATGAAGTGGTGATTTTAGTCGATATGGTGCGCTGGGAACGAATGGCTGAGGATCAGCGCAATTTGCTGTATTGGCATGAAGTAGCTCGTATCCAAAATGACGCAGTACCAAAAGATGGCTGGGAAGTCGCAGCACTAGCGATCGGTTTAGGTGGCGCAGTTGGTGAACTTTGGGTGCAAAACGGTTTACTATTTGTGCTAGCGCTGGGTATTTGCGGTGTAGCTGGTTTTCAGCTATGGCGCAAAGGAACCAGCAAAAAAGACATTCGCAACTTGATCGAGGCTGATCAAGGCGCAATTCGTCTAGCTGTTCGTAATGGCTATCCTTTGCCTGCCGCTTATAAAAGTTTAGGCAGCGGTCTGAAGATTATGCTCAGTGATACCTCAAAGGGGCGATCGCGTACATTAATTGAAAAGCGTCTGGATGCGCTACGCAATGAGGCAAATAAAGCCAGACGAAATTACGACAATTAA
- a CDS encoding DUF533 domain-containing protein, with the protein MPQNFAGEYLRGRSFKGQDLTGANFSRADIRSTDFTGANLTDANFTNAKAGLTDGRKAIALTGLVALASVTGILSFFLSTAIARETTARTGIETIPGTLLLIVLAFGAQVTLRQGFNILDGFLFNGMVAATVIATSIIASHRLLSEALATSALAILLAFIIARGVAAIVASAEMIKGKAMGAFVGAIAIVAAFIGCQFANAPAWSSLGAVGLGIYVAVRAVAGDVEHTAIHNFAVAIAAFLGTSFREADLTNTNFSQAQLNNADFRKAILMRSRFYETEQLLLARVDRGSILSQPALLHLLVTGNGRKQSYVGMDFQGANLIGADLNGANLREVDLRGSTLKSANLEMANLTLSNAVGADFSNALFTGICLDRWTIDATTNLTQIDCRYIYLQSVLTQDLTQDSRLERLPSQGDWTSGEFTRLYTVADRQAESVFDSTSLEESSINRDEILASLMILIQVAIADNHIDELEKAILEEAIAALDLEEEITLERLLEERISINDLLNKINSPLIKEQLYQSAYIMAKADNDVSRPETELLRTLQDKFALADGTVEKLTAIVEAAQNMSISEQMEAIADPAKRELAVNTNVRLFAIMHAVGGAMPTPGFATVSHLMIYKDQVELVQKIGKIWGYPANHASPDFNKVVFGSVGATAARIALSNIVLLIPVAGSIISGSAAFSMTWAIGNLANQYFAEGCEIDDVTLAELFSNAKSEGKRTFQDLQNAITDKHKELAPAIAALQEKFKAGKISENDYIRQIKEIA; encoded by the coding sequence ATGCCACAAAACTTTGCAGGCGAATATTTGCGCGGACGCTCTTTTAAAGGACAGGACTTGACAGGAGCTAACTTTAGTCGTGCGGACATTCGTAGCACCGACTTTACTGGAGCAAATCTCACGGATGCAAATTTTACTAACGCCAAAGCAGGGTTGACTGATGGTCGGAAAGCGATCGCCCTAACAGGATTGGTTGCTCTAGCAAGTGTGACAGGCATTTTGTCATTTTTTCTGAGTACGGCGATCGCTAGAGAGACAACGGCAAGAACGGGGATAGAGACAATTCCTGGCACGCTTTTACTGATTGTGCTGGCTTTTGGGGCTCAAGTTACCTTGCGGCAAGGCTTCAATATCCTAGATGGTTTCTTGTTTAATGGCATGGTAGCAGCAACAGTCATTGCCACTTCAATCATTGCTTCTCATCGTTTGTTAAGTGAAGCACTAGCGACAAGCGCCCTTGCCATACTTTTAGCATTCATAATCGCTAGAGGGGTGGCGGCGATCGTGGCAAGTGCGGAGATGATTAAGGGGAAGGCGATGGGGGCATTTGTCGGTGCGATCGCAATCGTGGCGGCATTCATCGGATGTCAGTTCGCCAATGCCCCTGCATGGAGTTCTTTGGGCGCAGTGGGTTTAGGTATCTATGTGGCGGTGAGGGCTGTAGCGGGTGATGTAGAACATACTGCCATTCATAATTTTGCAGTAGCCATTGCCGCTTTTTTAGGAACTAGCTTTCGTGAAGCAGATCTTACGAATACCAATTTTTCTCAAGCCCAATTAAATAATGCTGACTTTAGAAAAGCAATTTTGATGCGATCTCGCTTTTATGAAACCGAGCAGTTATTGTTAGCTAGAGTAGATCGTGGCTCAATTTTAAGTCAGCCAGCCTTATTGCATCTATTAGTCACTGGTAATGGTAGAAAGCAATCCTATGTAGGGATGGACTTTCAAGGTGCAAATCTAATTGGAGCCGACCTCAATGGAGCAAACTTAAGGGAAGTAGACTTACGTGGCTCTACTTTAAAAAGTGCAAATTTAGAAATGGCAAATCTCACCTTGAGCAATGCTGTCGGTGCAGATTTTAGCAATGCTCTATTTACAGGAATCTGTCTAGATCGATGGACAATTGATGCCACTACCAATCTCACCCAGATTGACTGTCGTTATATCTATTTACAGTCGGTTTTAACGCAAGATTTAACGCAAGATAGTCGCTTAGAACGCTTGCCAAGTCAAGGCGACTGGACATCAGGAGAATTTACCCGCCTATATACAGTCGCCGATCGCCAAGCGGAAAGTGTCTTTGATTCGACATCGTTAGAGGAGTCGTCGATAAATCGCGATGAGATCTTAGCTAGTCTGATGATTTTGATACAGGTGGCGATCGCCGACAATCATATCGATGAGCTAGAAAAAGCAATTCTCGAAGAGGCAATTGCTGCTCTAGATCTTGAAGAAGAGATTACGCTCGAACGCCTTTTAGAGGAACGTATTTCTATCAATGACCTGCTTAATAAAATCAATAGTCCTTTGATCAAAGAGCAGTTATATCAATCAGCCTATATCATGGCAAAAGCCGATAATGATGTCAGCAGACCAGAAACTGAACTCTTGCGGACGCTTCAAGACAAATTTGCATTGGCGGACGGTACGGTTGAGAAACTGACTGCGATCGTCGAAGCTGCTCAAAACATGTCGATTTCAGAGCAAATGGAAGCGATCGCTGATCCTGCGAAGCGCGAACTAGCGGTTAATACCAATGTGCGCCTATTTGCAATTATGCACGCTGTGGGTGGCGCAATGCCCACCCCTGGATTTGCCACCGTCAGTCATCTAATGATTTATAAAGATCAAGTAGAGCTTGTCCAAAAAATTGGCAAGATTTGGGGATATCCAGCAAACCATGCTTCTCCAGATTTTAATAAAGTTGTGTTTGGTAGCGTTGGTGCTACAGCGGCACGAATCGCACTCTCAAATATCGTGCTGCTGATCCCTGTAGCTGGGAGCATTATCAGTGGTTCCGCAGCCTTTAGTATGACTTGGGCAATTGGTAACCTCGCCAATCAATATTTTGCCGAAGGCTGCGAAATCGATGATGTGACACTAGCAGAACTATTTTCTAACGCCAAATCTGAAGGAAAACGCACTTTTCAAGATCTGCAAAATGCAATCACCGACAAGCATAAAGAACTCGCACCTGCGATCGCGGCTTTGCAAGAGAAATTTAAAGCAGGAAAGATTAGTGAAAATGACTATATTCGTCAGATCAAAGAGATCGCGTAA
- the yidD gene encoding membrane protein insertion efficiency factor YidD: MQTRIPVKIPIANIINGATRGLAVTAISGYQRFISPHKGFSCAHRVLYGCESCSQYFKQVIAKEGILTAIANAKGRFQECREANEILKKRRERTKARRQYYASRLPNSIIAIESGDPENPDVPEDSEDTGKSSRQKLGGAQWGRKQQRQVNNNNNNGGGNNNCDYVDCSDCSYALDVLPNDCGSDRDCKNPFEAVDCPDLSCPNLSCPDLSCGNADCLSGMDCSGLDCGGLDCGGVGDCGSCG, encoded by the coding sequence ATGCAGACAAGAATCCCTGTAAAAATTCCGATCGCCAATATCATCAACGGGGCAACGCGGGGCTTAGCAGTTACCGCCATTAGTGGCTATCAAAGATTTATTTCTCCCCATAAAGGCTTTTCTTGCGCTCATCGCGTATTGTATGGCTGTGAGTCTTGTTCACAGTACTTTAAGCAGGTGATTGCAAAAGAGGGGATCTTGACGGCGATCGCAAATGCGAAGGGGCGATTTCAGGAATGCCGAGAAGCTAATGAGATTTTAAAAAAACGCAGAGAAAGAACTAAGGCTCGTCGCCAGTATTACGCTAGTCGTTTACCTAACTCAATCATAGCCATTGAATCAGGCGATCCAGAAAATCCTGATGTGCCTGAAGATTCTGAAGATACAGGTAAATCGAGTAGACAGAAACTTGGGGGCGCACAATGGGGACGTAAGCAACAAAGACAAGTCAACAATAACAACAATAATGGTGGAGGAAACAATAACTGTGATTATGTTGATTGTTCTGACTGTAGTTATGCACTTGATGTACTGCCTAATGATTGTGGAAGCGATCGCGATTGTAAAAATCCATTTGAGGCAGTTGATTGTCCCGATTTAAGTTGTCCTAATCTAAGCTGTCCTGATTTAAGCTGTGGCAATGCTGACTGTTTATCAGGAATGGATTGCAGTGGGCTAGACTGTGGAGGGCTAGATTGTGGAGGTGTTGGTGACTGTGGTAGTTGTGGCTAA
- a CDS encoding succinate dehydrogenase/fumarate reductase flavoprotein subunit, giving the protein MIEHDVLIIGGGLAGSRAALAIAQNYPNLSVGLISKVHPIRSHSVAAQGGIAASLRNVDNDDWLTHAFDTIKGSDYLADQNAVQILTESAPEVIIDLEHLGVLFSRAENGKISQRAFGGHTNSRACYAADKTGHAILHELVMNLRRLGGKIYEEWYVMQLIYEDGTNGTEVKGFVAYCLETSQIEVFRARVVLMATGGYGRVFNTTSNDFASTGDGLCLTANIGLPLQDMEFVQFHPTGLYPAGVLISEAVRGEGAYLINDLGDRFMANYPISKNRMELSPRDITSRNIACEIMAGRGINGKNYVHLDVRHLGREKILSRIPFAREEGLRLAGVDCIDHPLPVRPTAHYSMGGIPTNIDCQVIGVDSHAIAGFFAAGECACLSVHGANRLGANSLLECVVFGKRAGEKMGAYASDRTMPKLDPRPYLADAEAKLKGVLSKQGNSRIADIRQQLQDTMTEHCGIFRDAQRLQDGLAKLQTIRDRYDHDLLVDDRSSVFNMEMMQAIELKSLLTVGEIIMSSALSRQESRGAHSREDYPQRDDANYLKHTLGYLESGKVKTSDRSVDMSLQLIDRDRFTPQERKY; this is encoded by the coding sequence ATGATCGAGCATGATGTGTTAATTATTGGTGGTGGACTAGCTGGCTCTAGAGCCGCACTTGCGATCGCCCAAAACTATCCTAATCTTAGTGTAGGACTCATTTCTAAAGTACATCCAATCCGATCGCATTCCGTCGCCGCACAGGGAGGAATCGCGGCTTCACTTAGGAATGTTGATAATGATGACTGGCTCACCCATGCCTTTGATACAATCAAAGGTTCCGATTATCTTGCCGATCAGAATGCCGTTCAAATTTTGACAGAATCTGCTCCCGAAGTAATTATTGATTTAGAACATTTAGGAGTTCTTTTCTCACGGGCTGAAAATGGTAAGATTTCGCAACGAGCATTTGGAGGACATACAAATAGCCGTGCTTGCTATGCGGCGGACAAAACTGGTCATGCAATTTTGCACGAATTGGTGATGAATCTGCGGCGATTAGGCGGCAAGATTTATGAAGAATGGTATGTGATGCAGTTGATCTATGAAGATGGCACAAATGGAACAGAAGTAAAGGGCTTTGTTGCTTATTGTTTGGAAACTTCGCAGATAGAAGTATTTCGAGCGAGAGTCGTATTGATGGCTACAGGCGGATATGGCAGAGTTTTTAATACTACTTCCAACGATTTTGCCTCAACAGGGGATGGCTTATGTCTGACCGCAAATATTGGATTGCCGCTACAAGATATGGAATTTGTGCAATTCCATCCCACAGGTTTATATCCTGCTGGAGTATTGATCTCCGAAGCAGTGCGCGGTGAAGGAGCTTATTTGATTAATGATTTAGGCGATCGCTTTATGGCAAATTATCCGATTAGCAAAAATCGGATGGAACTATCACCCCGTGATATCACCTCTCGCAATATTGCCTGCGAAATCATGGCGGGACGCGGCATTAATGGCAAAAACTATGTGCATTTAGATGTGCGCCATTTAGGTCGAGAGAAAATCTTAAGTCGGATTCCCTTTGCTCGCGAAGAGGGCTTGCGCCTAGCTGGGGTGGACTGTATCGATCATCCCCTGCCCGTGCGTCCGACTGCACATTACTCCATGGGCGGTATTCCCACAAATATCGATTGTCAGGTAATTGGTGTTGATAGCCATGCGATTGCAGGCTTTTTTGCAGCAGGTGAATGTGCTTGCTTGTCGGTACATGGCGCAAATCGTTTGGGTGCAAATTCATTATTAGAATGTGTGGTCTTTGGTAAACGCGCTGGCGAAAAAATGGGAGCATATGCCAGCGATCGCACCATGCCCAAGCTCGATCCCCGTCCATATCTTGCTGACGCTGAAGCTAAGCTAAAAGGCGTATTGTCAAAACAAGGTAATTCGCGCATTGCCGATATTCGCCAACAACTGCAAGATACGATGACTGAGCATTGCGGAATTTTTCGTGATGCTCAGCGGTTGCAAGACGGCTTAGCGAAGCTACAAACTATTCGCGATCGCTATGACCATGATTTATTAGTAGATGATCGCAGTTCTGTATTTAATATGGAGATGATGCAGGCGATCGAATTAAAAAGTTTGCTTACAGTCGGCGAAATCATTATGTCCAGTGCCTTGTCACGCCAAGAAAGTCGCGGCGCACATTCCCGTGAAGATTATCCTCAAAGGGATGATGCGAATTATCTCAAACATACTCTCGGCTATCTGGAAAGTGGTAAGGTAAAGACTAGCGATCGTTCAGTTGATATGAGCTTGCAATTGATTGATCGCGATCGTTTTACCCCCCAAGAACGAAAATATTAA